The following coding sequences lie in one Stigmatopora nigra isolate UIUO_SnigA chromosome 4, RoL_Snig_1.1, whole genome shotgun sequence genomic window:
- the LOC144195613 gene encoding uncharacterized protein LOC144195613 — MSLALEFTSQLRTTKKTGPTVSILILNAISSYGAPRGVSLVALKKVLKSHGYDVTRNRARIRLALRRLVAKKVILRTRGKGVSGSFKLNPKPPIRRRRRVVKQGGAKKRRRRKAKRKKSKARKARRGRSRRRRSRRGRSRRRRSRRARSRRRVRSRRRRRRAPPARKRSTRRRRIAPRRKTPQKIRRVRRKRTKTAKQRRRWRRRSGRRYR, encoded by the coding sequence ATGTCTTTGGCACTCGAGTTCACGTCTCAACTGAGAACAACGAAGAAGACCGGCCCCACGGTCTCTATCCTCATCCTAAACGCCATCTCCTCCTACGGGGCTCCGCGAGGCGTATCGCTGGTTGCCCTTAAGAAGGTGCTGAAATCCCACGGCTACGATGTCACCCGGAACCGAGCTCGAATTCGCCTCGCTCTGCGCCGACTAGTGGCCAAAAAAGTCATCCTGCGCACGCGGGGGAAAGGGGTCTCCGGTTCCTTCAAACTCAACCCCAAACCCCCCATTCGCCGCAGGAGGCGGGTAGTAAAGCAGGGTGGCGCCaagaagagaaggaggaggaaggcAAAGAGGAAAAAGTCCAAGGCAAGGAAAGCCAGGAGGGGACGCTCCAGAAGAAGGCGCTCTAGGAGGGGACGCTCTAGGAGGCGACGCTCCAGGAGAGCGCGCTCCAGGAGGAGGGTGCGCTCCAGGAGAAGACGCAGAAGGGCCCCTCCTGCCAGGAAAAGGTCGACTAGGAGGAGGAGAATTGCTCCGAGAAGGAAGACCCCCCAAAAGATCAGGAGGGTCCGACGCAAGAGGACCAAGACCGCCAAGCAGCgcaggaggtggaggaggaggagcggaaGGCGGTACAGATGA
- the LOC144196105 gene encoding macrophage-expressed gene 1 protein-like, with protein sequence MKASVTFLALSFLRVCLSVSVSRPTNWLGECRASANPSITALGALPGGGWDNLRNLDMGRVMNLSYFNCQTTEDGLYYIPDEVFVIPHKETGVETNSEMIKSWQEHKSSQSRGINADVSFFSLLNGKFSVENQRMKIHQVKDSSTTTRVEVRNLLYTVQAHPDFSLDSRFAELAKEIADAIENNQTRNGNYLSEKMVLEYGTHVITSVDAGAMLVEEDYLESEYVSDNESQSSSIKVSAGLNFYDKLKFDISSQNIQQSSSLQAYQSNIQYSFIQSHGSIPFYPGMTLQKWQEGTRNNLVAVDRKGLALPYFLNANTLPDLPQPTVNKVANLVRKAIERYYKVNTRPGCVDINSQNFNFQANINDASCEGHTGNLTFGGVYQECIPISQNAQPLCDALAQKNPDTGAFSCNSPYMSTLLRSEIRQQGYTNHDCYDETYRCGIFHLRTCHRTVCQDNAYVRSAHINTYWCSLTGEAPVNSGYLFGGLYSPSEVNPITNSKTCPTNFLPLKFLSDGQVICLSKDYETGTEYAAPFGGFFSCQSNNVWAGQQRRCPPKFSQHLAAVSDGCEILYCVQSRLFTSGQLLPIHLPPFTREPLLTGKTTNTVLVMTEGEKSWVRVGNSKSWKMAGAKDIQKILETFSPKKNQMSSGEKAGVAFGVIGMMALVVVGVFFVKRKQNLPRMTVKSGYTQLLNEELVGDGERGILQSNA encoded by the exons ATGAAGGCATCAGTGACTTTCCTTGCTCTGTCTTTCCTCCGCGTTTGTTTGTCAGTTTCCGTCAGCCGTCCGACCAACTGGCTAGGGGAATGTCGGGCGTCCGCCAACCCCTCCATCACAGCTCTAGGGGCACTACCTGGCGGGGGCTGGGATAACCTCCGAAACCTGGATATGGGTCGGGTCATGAACCTCAGCTATTTCAATTGCCAGACCACTGAAGACGGGCTCTACTACATCCCAGATGAAGTGTTTGTTATACCACACAAAGAGACTGGAGTGGAGACCAACTCAGAGATGATCAAATCGTGGCAGGAGCATAAAAGCTCGCAGTCACGTGGGATAAATGCTGATGTCTCATTCTTTTCTTTGCTGAATGGAAAATTCTCAGTGGAGAACCAGAGAATGAAAATCCATCAGGTCAAAGACTCTTCAACCACAACCAGGGTGGAG GTCCGCAACCTCCTCTACACAGTTCAGGCTCATCCCGACTTCAGCCTCGATTCACGTTTTGCTGAGCTGGCCAAGGAGATAGCTGATGCCATTGAAAATAACCAAACAAGGAATGGAAACTATCTCTCAGAAAAGATGGTGTTGGAGTACGGAACTCATGTCATCACAAGTGTTGATGCAGGGGCTATGTTGGTGGAGGAAGACTACCTGGAGTCCGAGTACGTGTCGGACAATGAGTCTCAGAGTTCTAGCATCAAAGTTTCAGCTGGCCTGAACTTTTACGACAAACTCAAGTTTGACATAAGCAGCCAAAACATCCAACAGAGTTCGTCACTCCAGGCATATCAGTCAAACattcagtattctttcattcaaagTCATGGCAGCATCCCTTTTTATCCTGGCATGACTCTACAAAAGTGGCAGGAGGGCACACGAAACAATTTGGTTGCTGTTGATCGGAAAGGATTAGCCTTACCCTACTTTCTAAATGCCAACACCTTGCCTGATTTACCACAACCTACTGTTAACAAAGTCGCCAACTTGGTGAGAAAGGCCATCGAGCGCTATTACAAGGTCAACACCCGGCCTGGGTGCGTTGACATTAACTCACAGAACTTCAATTTTCAAGCAAATATCAACGACGCATCATGCGAAGGCCACACTGGAAATCTCACTTTTGGTGGCGTCTACCAAGAATGTATTCCCATCTCCCAAAATGCACAACCACTGTGTGATGCCCTGGCCCAGAAAAATCCAGATACAGGGGCATTTTCCTGTAACTCGCCTTACATGTCAACACTCCTACGATCAGAAATCAGACAGCAAGGTTACACCAACCACGACTGTTATGATGAAACATATAGGTGTGGGATATTTCACTTGCGTACCTGCCATCGTACAGTATGTCAAGACAACGCGTACGTACGCTCAGCCCACATAAATACCTATTGGTGTTCGCTTACCGGTGAGGCACCTGTGAACTCTGGCTATCTCTTTGGAGGATTGTATAGTCCCTCCGAGGTGAACCCCATCACCAACAGTAAAACTTGCCCAACAAACTTTTTGCCTCTGAAGTTTCTCTCAGATGGCCAGGTGATCTGTTTGAGTAAAGACTACGAAACTGGCACCGAATATGCTGCACCGTTTGGAGGCTTTTTTAGCTGCCAGTCAAATAACGTCTGGGCAGGGCAACAACGTCGCTGTCCTCCAAAGTTCAGTCAGCATTTAGCTGCAGTTAGTGATGGCTGTGAAATTCTTTACTGTGTCCAGTCAAGATTATTCACAAGTGGGCAACTGCTTCCAATCCACCTCCCTCCTTTCACTAGAGAACCGCTCCTCACGGGAAAAACCACCAACACGGTACTGGTGATGACAGAAGGTGAAAAAAGCTGGGTACGAGTAGGAAATAGCAAATCTTGGAAAATGGCAGGCGCGAAGGATATTCAGAAGATTTTGGAAACCTTCAGTCCCAAGAAAAATCAAATGTCCAGTGGAGAAAAGGCTGGGGTAGCATTTGGTGTGATAGGCATGATGGCTCTGGTGGTCGTGGGagtgttttttgtaaaaagaaaacaaaacctgCCCAGGATGACCGTGAAGAGTGGGTACACACAATTGCTCAATGAAGAGCTTGTGGGTGATGGAGAGAGAGGGATTCTACAATCCAATGCTTGA
- the LOC144195502 gene encoding perforin-1-like translates to MPGFQQSSLLVVSLVLALAITMEICRACQLGSATDCEKAPFVPGYNLAGEGFDVVRMRRTGAYVINVKGHLADNNTCTLCTNRFHKGQIERLPAAVLDWRPFSRCSKQLTSALHHSVDSLLRRSSSLVNNNWSVGLSLDKIGKVVLGGSRSDLAKFAQSQHSMDKATFAIHEISCTYYSYRLADHPQLSAEFIKHLARLSRNIMPNESKAMYRRLIDTYGTHYIHQVQLGGRVRRITAFRTCLATLKGFKEVDIKNCLNAELRMALGFLPANASFSNKCDNLMKGNMSMGFYQGFMTHKTEVIGGEKYFPDILYQQDPSEAYQSWMNSLQDNPDVVSYGISPLHHLVEDPQISANLRAIISEYIQENKLQEDELAFKNCSPTPNLDHNCCPLRGGRGTLTLEIIRAAGLKADTFTKTDAFVKIFYNGMYEETSTVMDDNNPVWNATYGFGSVEVGQELRFEVWDRDVLYNDQAGVCLIFPERGHHSLSCQLRKGVLYFSYSIKCDAHLSGYRCGRYSPTTK, encoded by the exons ATGCCAGGATTCCAACAAAGTAGCTTATTAGTAGTCTCATTGGTGTTGGCATTGGCAATCACCATGGAGATCTGCAGAGCATGTCAGCTTGGCTCTGCAACAGATTGCGAAAAAGCACCCTTCGTGCCCGGCTACAACCTGGCTGGGGAGGGTTTTGATGTTGTCCGGATGCGCCGAACGGGGGCGTACGTCATTAATGTCAAGGGTCATCTGGCTGACAACAATACATGCACACTGTGTACAAACCGCTTCCACAAAGGACAG ATTGAGCGACTTCCAGCGGCTGTGTTAGACTGGCGCCCCTTCAGCCGTTGCAGCAAGCAGCTTACTAGTGCCCTCCACCACTCTGTGGACTCCCTGCTGCGCCGTTCCAGCTCACTGGTGAACAACAACTGGAGCGTTGGTTTGAGCCTGGATAAAATTGGCAAGGTCGTGCTTGGAGGAAGCCGCTCGGACTTGGCTAAATTCGCACAATCTCAGCATAGCATGGACAAAGCTACTTTTGCCATCCATGAAATCAGTTGCACCTACTACAG TTACAGACTGGCTGATCACCCCCAGCTAAGCGCAGAGTTTATAAAGCATCTGGCCAGACTCTCACGGAATATCATGCCAAACGAGAGCAAAGCCATGTACAGACGACTTATTGACACCTACGGGACACATTACATCCACCAG GTTCAACTCGGTGGCAGAGTGAGACGAATCACAGCCTTCAGGACCTGCCTAGCCACACTCAAAGGTTTCAAAGAGGTGGACATTAAAAACTGCCTGAATGCCGAACTCCGCATGGCCTTGGGTTTCCTCCCTGCCAACGCATCCTTTTCTAACAAGTGTGACAACCTAATGAAGGGCAACATGAGCATGGGTTTTTATCAAGGATTCATGACCCATAAGACTGAGGTCATTGGAGGGGAAAAATACTTTCCTGACATCCTCTACCAACAAGACCCTTCTGAAGCCTACCAAAGCTGGATGAATAGCCTCCAAGACAACCCTGACGTGGTCTCTTATGGGATTTCCCCTTTGCATCATCTGGTTGAAGACCCTCAGATTAGCGCAAACCTGAGAGCAATTATCTCAGAGTACATTCAAGAGAACAAGCTGCAGGAGGACGAGCTGGCTTTCAAGAATTGCTCTCCGACCCCAAACCTGGACCACAACTGCTGTCCTTTGCGGGGTGGCCGTGGAACTCTCACACTGGAGATCATCAGAGCTGCCGGTCTCAAGGCTGACACCTTCACCAAAACTGACGCCTTTGTTAAGATCTTCTATAACGGAATGTACGAGGAGACGTCAACAGTAATGGATGACAATAACCCTGTGTGGAACGCCACCTATGGTTTTGGTTCAGTGGAGGTGGGGCAGGAGTTACGGTTTGAAGTCTGGGACAGAGATGTTCTTTACAACGATCAAGCAGGGGTTTGTCTCATCTTTCCCGAACGAGGACATCATTCTTTGAGCTGTCAACTGCGCAAAGGAGTCCTCTACTTTTCGTACAGCATCAAATGTGACGCTCACTTGTCAGGTTACAGGTGTGGACGGTACTCGCCCACAACAAAGTAA
- the LOC144195501 gene encoding SWI/SNF-related matrix-associated actin-dependent regulator of chromatin subfamily A containing DEAD/H box 1A-like isoform X2, with protein sequence MFWPIRHLIRPFISDLEPQSQMKSSKSHFSKSHQQGVVFEDSGDDEILRKINCSKKSREPVVKPSTPVTQDEIKDKKSQELKLAELFPQLSRKKVSEVVGSTSTLDGAIATCLLISEDQDKGCFRKKKQDGSNNSEDIGTTQRHRKRKQTEVVGDTSTTDGVDGAFVLISDDDDDPDSVKNKNSKVSASSLATKETQPNKRRKESVVSDDSSEDSDEDEPTWEKKEEMVKKLQKKFPNQDKEELRSVLQEHNWDVVVAKDVLKMFSDPDDNSFILSKDTPKPSKSKEKSVKKQSKLHQFAFSEIDAKVNMHNNLSDSDKDSNDTIDSQDYSSEEEVKHSNCILSSWITKSELQVKETKYEKPSCSSTSLSSGKTLSKFGSGTSLAKKRAKERKLKAGTSEESSDGDDENASDSDLDNYDDALANIGGKKLDILKFFQEATVDELTLISKCSVKKASKIIELRPFKNWLSLTSVMQKENGLSEDLLMDCKTVLKERTIVRRLMSKCETISSKMVKQVTEVMKAGSGTMKQPSLLNSQFELKPHQFIGLKWLQLLHEHKLSGILADEMGLGKTIQAIAFLADLLQKGIEGPHLITVPASTLDNWVRELTAWCPTLKVLVYCGSMEDRHYLKHDILNDEVEFNVLVTTYNFAIGSNSDRSLFRKLRVTYAIFDEGHMLKNMNSLRYRNLMAINAEHRLLLTGTPLQNNLLELMSLLNFIMPSLFASSTLQLSKMFSMKSHGEQSQFEKDRISEAKRIMKPFILRRVKNEVLKQLPDKKEMVKFCSMSEKQEVLYQKLLKKLKASTTGENRQMCNVIMQLRKMANHPLLHRQYYTKEKLKTMSKLMLKEPTHNDASAPLIQEDMEVMSDFELHCLCQKYTSISSYQLEKSLLVDSGKFQWLTKKLASFKDKGDKVVLFSQFTMMLDIVEILMKHLNHRYIRLDGSTPIADRIVLIDEFNNDSNLFVFLLSTRAGGLGINLTSANVVILHDIDWNPYNDKQAEDRCHRLGQTRTVRVIKLVSKDSIEDGILQLGQKKLKLEQDMTAAEQCGEGSMPEDMASLLKASLGL encoded by the exons ATGTTTTGGCCCATCAGACATCTCATCCGTCCATTCATATCCGATCTTGAACCTCAGT CTCAAATGAAATCCTCCAAATCTCATTTTTCAAAGTCCCATCAGCAAGGAGTGGTTTTTGAAGACTCCGGCGATGACGAGATACTGAGGAAAATAAACTGTTCTAAGAAATCCAG GGAGCCTGTGGTTAAGCCATCCACACCTGTCACTCAAGATGaaatcaaagacaaaaaaagtcaagagtTAAAACTGGCAGAACTGTTCCCTCAActgtcaagaaaaaaagtctcaGAA GTCGTTGGTAGCACAAGTACACTTGATGGAGCTATTGCCACATGTCTGCTGATTTCTGAAGATCAAG acaaaGGTTGTTTTAGGAAGAAAAAGCAGGACGGCTCTAACAACTCAGAGGATATTGGGACGACTCAACGCCacagaaaaaggaaacaaacagaG GTTGTTGGAGATACCAGTACGACGGATGGAGTTGATGGTGCATTTGTGCTGAttagtgatgatgatgacg accCAGATAGTGTCAAGAACAAAAACTCCAAGGTATCTGCCAGCTCACTGGCAACCAAGGAAACTCAACcaaacaaaaggagaaaagaatCTGTG GTGTCTGATGATTCTAGCGAGGATTCTGATGAAGATGAACCAACTTGGGAGAAAAAGGAGGAAATGGTCAAAAAACTACAGAAGAAGTTTCCCAATCAGGACAAAGAG GAACTGCGATCGGTGCTTCAGGAACACAACTGGGATGTTGTCGTGGCTAAAGATGTTCTAAAGATGTTCTCGGACCCCG ATGACAACTCCTTCATCTTGTCAAAAGATACGCCAAAACCTAGCAAAAGCAAAGAGAAGTCTGTAAAGAAGCAAAGCAAGTTGCACCAGTTTGCATTTAGTGAAATAGATGCCAAAGTGAACATGCACAACAACTTAAGTGATAGTGACAAAGATTCAAATGATACAATTGACAGTCAAGACTATTCGTCTGAAGAAGAGGTCAAACATTCCAACTGCATCCTCTCCTCGTGGATTACAAAAAGCGAGTTGCAAGTCAAGGAAACAAAGTATGAGAAGCCATCCTGCTCGTCCACCTCATTGTCTTCTGGGAAAACCCTGTCTAAGTTTGGTAGTGGGACCAGTTTGGCCAAAAAGCgagcaaaagaaagaaagctCAAAGCCGGCACTTCTGAAGAAAGTTCTGATGGCGACGATGAGAATGCATCAGACAGTGACTTGGACAACTACGATGACGCACTGGCAAATATTGGAGGCAAGAAGTTGGACATCCTCAAGTTCTTTCAGGAGGCCACCGTCGATGAACTGACTCTTATTTCTAAATGTTCTGTTAAAAAAGCCAGTAAAATCATTGAGCTGCGACCCTTTAAAAACTGGCTAAGCCTG ACTAGTGTAATGCAAAAGGAAAACGGGCTCTCAGAAGATCTGCTTATGGACTGCAAAACGGTTCTTAAGGAGCGTACTATTGTGAGGAGACTAATGTCAAAATGTGAGACCATTTCCTCAAAGATGGTCAAACAGGTCACAGAAGTGATGAAAGCCGGCTCGGGAACAATGAAACAGCCAAGCCTGCTAAATAGCCA GTTCGAGCTTAAACCCCATCAATTTATAGGTTTGAAATGGCTGCAGCTTCTGCACGAGCACAAGCTAAGCGGCATCCTTGCTGATGAGATG GGTTTGGGAAAGACCATCCAAGCTATTGCTTTCTTGGCGGATTTATTGCAGAAAGGAATAGAGGGTCCTCATCTCATTACTGTCCCTGCCTCCACCCTTG aTAACTGGGTCAGGGAGCTGACAGCATGGTGTCCCACTCTGAAAGTATTAGTTTATTGTG GATCTATGGAAGACCGCCATTACCTTAAGCATGACATCCTGAATGATGAGGTTGAATTTAACGTCCTTGTCACTAC GTACAATTTTGCCATTGGGAGTAACAGTGACCGCAGTCTGTTCCGCAAACTGCGCGTTACATACGCCATTTTCGACGAAGGTCACATGCTCAAGAACATGAACTCGTTGCGGTATCGAAATCTCATGGCCATCAAT GCGGAGCATCGCCTGCTCCTCACTGGCACACCTTTGCAAAACAACCTCTTGGAGCTGATGTCACTTCTCAACTTTATCATGCCGTCCTTGTTCGCCAGCTCCACCCTGCAGCTCTCCAAGATGTTTTCTATG AAGTCCCATGGGGAACAGAGTCAATTTGAGAAAGATCGCATCTCTGAAGCCAAACGCATAATGAAACCTTTTATCCTTCGAAGAGTTAAGAATGAG GTCCTCAAGCAGTTGCCTGATAAGAAAGAAATGGTGAAGTTCTGCTCCATGAGTGAGAAGCAAGAGGTTCTCTACCAGAAACTCTTGAAAAAACTCAAGGCTTCTACCACTGGTGAAA ATCGCCAGATGTGTAACGTGATAATGCAGTTGAGGAAGATGGCCAACCACCCTCTGCTTCACCGACAATATTACACTAAAGAAAAACTCAAGACCATGAGTAAACTCATGCTCAAA GAGCCAACACACAATGACGCCAGCGCGCCATTGATCCAGGAGGACATGGAAGTCATGTCTGACTTTGAGCTCCATTGCCTGTGTCAAAAATACACATCCATCAGCTCCTACCAGCTAGAAAAGAGCCTTCTCGTTGACTCTGGGAAGTTTCAGTGGCTGACAAAGAAGCTGGCATCATTCAAAGACAAG ggagacaaagttgttCTATTCAGTCAATTCACCATGATGCTGGATATTGTAGAAATTCTGATGAAACATCTGAATCATCGTTACATTAGACTGGATGGCTCCACACCAATCGCAGACAG AATTGTGCTAATTGACGAGTTCAACAATGACagcaatttatttgtatttcttcTGTCGACTCGTGCCGGTGGCCTCGGTATCAACCTCACATCAGCCAATGTTGTCATCTTGCACGACATTGACTGGAACCCCTATAACGACAAGCAGGCTGAGGACCGCTGTCACCGTTTGGGTCAGACCAG GACCGTGCGGGTTATCAAGTTGGTCAGTAAAGACAGTATTGAGGATGGCATACTGCAGCTGGGCCAGAAGAAACTCAAACTGGAGCAGGACATGACAGCTGCTGAGCAAT gtgGTGAGGGGTCAATGCCTGAAGATATGGCCTCTTTGCTCAAAGCATCACTGGGACTGTGA
- the LOC144195501 gene encoding SWI/SNF-related matrix-associated actin-dependent regulator of chromatin subfamily A containing DEAD/H box 1A-like isoform X1 produces the protein MAQPDPINMSQFNLGRFRFQKSSPSKGQSTCSESEKENKPAQMKSSKSHFSKSHQQGVVFEDSGDDEILRKINCSKKSREPVVKPSTPVTQDEIKDKKSQELKLAELFPQLSRKKVSEVVGSTSTLDGAIATCLLISEDQDKGCFRKKKQDGSNNSEDIGTTQRHRKRKQTEVVGDTSTTDGVDGAFVLISDDDDDPDSVKNKNSKVSASSLATKETQPNKRRKESVVSDDSSEDSDEDEPTWEKKEEMVKKLQKKFPNQDKEELRSVLQEHNWDVVVAKDVLKMFSDPDDNSFILSKDTPKPSKSKEKSVKKQSKLHQFAFSEIDAKVNMHNNLSDSDKDSNDTIDSQDYSSEEEVKHSNCILSSWITKSELQVKETKYEKPSCSSTSLSSGKTLSKFGSGTSLAKKRAKERKLKAGTSEESSDGDDENASDSDLDNYDDALANIGGKKLDILKFFQEATVDELTLISKCSVKKASKIIELRPFKNWLSLTSVMQKENGLSEDLLMDCKTVLKERTIVRRLMSKCETISSKMVKQVTEVMKAGSGTMKQPSLLNSQFELKPHQFIGLKWLQLLHEHKLSGILADEMGLGKTIQAIAFLADLLQKGIEGPHLITVPASTLDNWVRELTAWCPTLKVLVYCGSMEDRHYLKHDILNDEVEFNVLVTTYNFAIGSNSDRSLFRKLRVTYAIFDEGHMLKNMNSLRYRNLMAINAEHRLLLTGTPLQNNLLELMSLLNFIMPSLFASSTLQLSKMFSMKSHGEQSQFEKDRISEAKRIMKPFILRRVKNEVLKQLPDKKEMVKFCSMSEKQEVLYQKLLKKLKASTTGENRQMCNVIMQLRKMANHPLLHRQYYTKEKLKTMSKLMLKEPTHNDASAPLIQEDMEVMSDFELHCLCQKYTSISSYQLEKSLLVDSGKFQWLTKKLASFKDKGDKVVLFSQFTMMLDIVEILMKHLNHRYIRLDGSTPIADRIVLIDEFNNDSNLFVFLLSTRAGGLGINLTSANVVILHDIDWNPYNDKQAEDRCHRLGQTRTVRVIKLVSKDSIEDGILQLGQKKLKLEQDMTAAEQCGEGSMPEDMASLLKASLGL, from the exons ATGGCACAGCCCGATCCGATCAACATGAGCCAATTCAATTTGGGACGTTTTCGATTTCAAAAATCATCTCCGTCCAAAGGACAGAGCACGTGTTCCGAGTCTGAGAAGGAGAACAAGCCGG CTCAAATGAAATCCTCCAAATCTCATTTTTCAAAGTCCCATCAGCAAGGAGTGGTTTTTGAAGACTCCGGCGATGACGAGATACTGAGGAAAATAAACTGTTCTAAGAAATCCAG GGAGCCTGTGGTTAAGCCATCCACACCTGTCACTCAAGATGaaatcaaagacaaaaaaagtcaagagtTAAAACTGGCAGAACTGTTCCCTCAActgtcaagaaaaaaagtctcaGAA GTCGTTGGTAGCACAAGTACACTTGATGGAGCTATTGCCACATGTCTGCTGATTTCTGAAGATCAAG acaaaGGTTGTTTTAGGAAGAAAAAGCAGGACGGCTCTAACAACTCAGAGGATATTGGGACGACTCAACGCCacagaaaaaggaaacaaacagaG GTTGTTGGAGATACCAGTACGACGGATGGAGTTGATGGTGCATTTGTGCTGAttagtgatgatgatgacg accCAGATAGTGTCAAGAACAAAAACTCCAAGGTATCTGCCAGCTCACTGGCAACCAAGGAAACTCAACcaaacaaaaggagaaaagaatCTGTG GTGTCTGATGATTCTAGCGAGGATTCTGATGAAGATGAACCAACTTGGGAGAAAAAGGAGGAAATGGTCAAAAAACTACAGAAGAAGTTTCCCAATCAGGACAAAGAG GAACTGCGATCGGTGCTTCAGGAACACAACTGGGATGTTGTCGTGGCTAAAGATGTTCTAAAGATGTTCTCGGACCCCG ATGACAACTCCTTCATCTTGTCAAAAGATACGCCAAAACCTAGCAAAAGCAAAGAGAAGTCTGTAAAGAAGCAAAGCAAGTTGCACCAGTTTGCATTTAGTGAAATAGATGCCAAAGTGAACATGCACAACAACTTAAGTGATAGTGACAAAGATTCAAATGATACAATTGACAGTCAAGACTATTCGTCTGAAGAAGAGGTCAAACATTCCAACTGCATCCTCTCCTCGTGGATTACAAAAAGCGAGTTGCAAGTCAAGGAAACAAAGTATGAGAAGCCATCCTGCTCGTCCACCTCATTGTCTTCTGGGAAAACCCTGTCTAAGTTTGGTAGTGGGACCAGTTTGGCCAAAAAGCgagcaaaagaaagaaagctCAAAGCCGGCACTTCTGAAGAAAGTTCTGATGGCGACGATGAGAATGCATCAGACAGTGACTTGGACAACTACGATGACGCACTGGCAAATATTGGAGGCAAGAAGTTGGACATCCTCAAGTTCTTTCAGGAGGCCACCGTCGATGAACTGACTCTTATTTCTAAATGTTCTGTTAAAAAAGCCAGTAAAATCATTGAGCTGCGACCCTTTAAAAACTGGCTAAGCCTG ACTAGTGTAATGCAAAAGGAAAACGGGCTCTCAGAAGATCTGCTTATGGACTGCAAAACGGTTCTTAAGGAGCGTACTATTGTGAGGAGACTAATGTCAAAATGTGAGACCATTTCCTCAAAGATGGTCAAACAGGTCACAGAAGTGATGAAAGCCGGCTCGGGAACAATGAAACAGCCAAGCCTGCTAAATAGCCA GTTCGAGCTTAAACCCCATCAATTTATAGGTTTGAAATGGCTGCAGCTTCTGCACGAGCACAAGCTAAGCGGCATCCTTGCTGATGAGATG GGTTTGGGAAAGACCATCCAAGCTATTGCTTTCTTGGCGGATTTATTGCAGAAAGGAATAGAGGGTCCTCATCTCATTACTGTCCCTGCCTCCACCCTTG aTAACTGGGTCAGGGAGCTGACAGCATGGTGTCCCACTCTGAAAGTATTAGTTTATTGTG GATCTATGGAAGACCGCCATTACCTTAAGCATGACATCCTGAATGATGAGGTTGAATTTAACGTCCTTGTCACTAC GTACAATTTTGCCATTGGGAGTAACAGTGACCGCAGTCTGTTCCGCAAACTGCGCGTTACATACGCCATTTTCGACGAAGGTCACATGCTCAAGAACATGAACTCGTTGCGGTATCGAAATCTCATGGCCATCAAT GCGGAGCATCGCCTGCTCCTCACTGGCACACCTTTGCAAAACAACCTCTTGGAGCTGATGTCACTTCTCAACTTTATCATGCCGTCCTTGTTCGCCAGCTCCACCCTGCAGCTCTCCAAGATGTTTTCTATG AAGTCCCATGGGGAACAGAGTCAATTTGAGAAAGATCGCATCTCTGAAGCCAAACGCATAATGAAACCTTTTATCCTTCGAAGAGTTAAGAATGAG GTCCTCAAGCAGTTGCCTGATAAGAAAGAAATGGTGAAGTTCTGCTCCATGAGTGAGAAGCAAGAGGTTCTCTACCAGAAACTCTTGAAAAAACTCAAGGCTTCTACCACTGGTGAAA ATCGCCAGATGTGTAACGTGATAATGCAGTTGAGGAAGATGGCCAACCACCCTCTGCTTCACCGACAATATTACACTAAAGAAAAACTCAAGACCATGAGTAAACTCATGCTCAAA GAGCCAACACACAATGACGCCAGCGCGCCATTGATCCAGGAGGACATGGAAGTCATGTCTGACTTTGAGCTCCATTGCCTGTGTCAAAAATACACATCCATCAGCTCCTACCAGCTAGAAAAGAGCCTTCTCGTTGACTCTGGGAAGTTTCAGTGGCTGACAAAGAAGCTGGCATCATTCAAAGACAAG ggagacaaagttgttCTATTCAGTCAATTCACCATGATGCTGGATATTGTAGAAATTCTGATGAAACATCTGAATCATCGTTACATTAGACTGGATGGCTCCACACCAATCGCAGACAG AATTGTGCTAATTGACGAGTTCAACAATGACagcaatttatttgtatttcttcTGTCGACTCGTGCCGGTGGCCTCGGTATCAACCTCACATCAGCCAATGTTGTCATCTTGCACGACATTGACTGGAACCCCTATAACGACAAGCAGGCTGAGGACCGCTGTCACCGTTTGGGTCAGACCAG GACCGTGCGGGTTATCAAGTTGGTCAGTAAAGACAGTATTGAGGATGGCATACTGCAGCTGGGCCAGAAGAAACTCAAACTGGAGCAGGACATGACAGCTGCTGAGCAAT gtgGTGAGGGGTCAATGCCTGAAGATATGGCCTCTTTGCTCAAAGCATCACTGGGACTGTGA